Within Candidatus Cloacimonadaceae bacterium, the genomic segment TAGGTTTCCAGCGCCTCGCGGATGCTGAAAAGCACGTGCCGCAGATTGGTGAAGTTATCTCCGCCGTGGGTGTTTCCCATGTTTAGAAAAGCAGCGCTACGGGAATCAGAAATCCCAGAAAGCGCTCCGATCATGCCTGGATAGAAAAAGGACGCCCATTTTTGTTCAAGAGGATCGGAGGGATGATGCACGATCAGAGCTGGATTGGCGATCAGGGCTGGGTGGTTTGCCCAATCCATAAACCTGGTGAAGATCAGGTTTCCGCTTAAATGCGGATCGTTTGTGGTAGCCGCTCCCCAACTGCTGATCGAGGAGCATCCGAGCTCGTGTTCATTCCGCCCAAGATACTCACTGCGCACCGGGTTGAGATCCACGATAGCGTTTATCATCAGCAGGTCAGAGATTCCCAGATTGCGCTGCAAACCGCTGTGGTAAAGGCTTTGTCCGGATGCTGCGATGCCTTCCAGCATGCCGGTGATTTCCAACACAAACTTTGGTTCAACCGTGAAACAGTTATTATAATAGCTCAGTAGATAATTGTAAACCATGGGGTTGTTTCCGCATACGCTTGCGTAAAAATAGTCGTTAAACAATGTGAGTATGCGATTTGAAAACATATACCCCTGAGCATAGCCGCGCTCGTAATGATCGCCCCACACATGCAGCACCAGTTTGCCGTCGATTGTTTGTAGCTGTCCGTTCACCTGGGCGTTCAACCCGGGCAAGAACAGCACGAAACACAAAACTAATAAAGCAACAAATCTCATAATTTCATCCCTTATGTTTGAAT encodes:
- a CDS encoding T9SS type A sorting domain-containing protein; translation: MRFVALLVLCFVLFLPGLNAQVNGQLQTIDGKLVLHVWGDHYERGYAQGYMFSNRILTLFNDYFYASVCGNNPMVYNYLLSYYNNCFTVEPKFVLEITGMLEGIAASGQSLYHSGLQRNLGISDLLMINAIVDLNPVRSEYLGRNEHELGCSSISSWGAATTNDPHLSGNLIFTRFMDWANHPALIANPALIVHHPSDPLEQKWASFFYPGMIGALSGISDSRSAAFLNMGNTHGGDNFTNLRHVLFSIREALETYDFNGDGQHNLGDFNAALSTYRFRAGTIIHTMLDDDAGIEPAVFECNNFGSVMRTQSQNGSLPQDHIAATNHFRLLFEPVYCYRYTNIFNALTANPHMSLNSQWQMLSAAAGVPANLMAIQYIPSLEQISWSTASSISPAYQNPPMTLSTSSLFAFNPTQISDPLIPVVSKMSFYPNPLKKGQSLRIKSAQTLSAICIYNLRGQKLAQRDINPENHELFLDNELKCSGIYLIKAIDIHGRTTTAKLLWMN